Proteins encoded in a region of the Plasmodium falciparum 3D7 genome assembly, chromosome: 1 genome:
- a CDS encoding erythrocyte membrane protein 1, PfEMP1 — MVTQSSGGGAAGSSGEEDAKHVLDEFGQQVYNEKVEKYANSKIYKEALKGDLSQASILSELAGTYKPCALEYEYYKHTNGGGKGKRYPCTELGEKVEPRFSDTLGGQCTNKKIEGNKYIKGKDVGACAPYRRLHLCSHNLESIQTNNYNSGNAKHNLLVDVCMAAKYEGDSIKNYYPKYQRTYPDTNSQLCTVLARSFADIGDIVRGKDLYLGNPQESTQRIILENNLKDIFAKIHSDVMSTSGSNGRALQKRYKDTDNYYELREDWWALNRDQVWKAITCNAGGGNRYFRQTCGSGEWAKDKCRCKDDKVPTYFDYVPQYLRWFEEWAEDFCRLRKHKLKDAKNKCRGDSGNDRYCDLNRYDCTQTIRGNEHFVEKDDCKGCQYSCAHFVNWIDNQKLEFEKQKEKYTKEIKKKHPTTIIIKTANRKTTINNLYVKEFYKKLQEKYGDVENFLQKLNEEQICKNQPYNDESSIDINFKSIKDIDIFSHTEYCQACPWCGAKRKGKGWEPKEKTCGKTKTYDPKKTTNIPILTPYISQQSILKKYNKFCNGNGGNGAPATATGGGQIKNWQCHYEGDNNDNCVEGEWKEFKEGKNVMSYNAFFWKWVHDMLIDSMQWRNEHGNCINKDNDNTCKNSCKRPCECFKRWVDQKKKNEWEAIKDHFKKQNIAAETQCDPGVTLQWVLILDFLKDESTEDKENKVSAEEAKEIKHLRQMLQQAGVDDPAAFARPCTEDGVAEQDTIMDKLLNREENDATECKKCDKPPPAPTAGDRGPGARADPHDVQQPRPPGSGPGTDANDEDDDDDDDDDDEEDGEAKEEEEDEEKQEDVHQEEKAKKEEPQKEEVARTPKDDVNVCNIVNNVFTDGSSLQAACSLKYGKNAPTSWKCVTPSGNTSDTTVKSGDTTGGSICVPPRRRRLYVTPLTRLTGGDSTTQASQASEVQTQARGSNTDKSPGSSEAAQGDGVSKDPQKALLKAFVESAAVETFFLWDRYKKIKEKEKKEKKKTYEQIYESTDYDDEEKDPQEELKKGIIPDEFKRQMFYTLGDYKDILYSGDTVNGGNEDKIKKAINNYFQKIREQSSSDNNPSPRSVKTPSTSDKDPQTWWNAHAPSIWNAMVCALTYDTNSGGEGKTTTITQDPNLKTALWDENGKKPLKTKYQYDSVTIGASGAKPQTKAKPTGGDTPLTQFVLRPTYFRYLEEWGQNFCKKRTEMLEKIKYECKVGQGRGGRKQKTPQCSCYGENCDDQLDDNPSTDADLKCPGCGRECRKYKKWIEKKKEEFTKQSNVYEEQKTKCQKESKSAKGNNHGNEFCGTQGTCDTAGDFLNRLKSGPCKKENGKDNQEDEINFKDEDKTFGHENYCAPCPVFKDICKKKDCRNASNNMCNGKDFITAEDIKIMDSSSEEVNMLVSDNDTNKFDGGLDACKDAHIFKGIKENKWSCGNVCGYNVCKPKKVNGEKGSGENNDQIITIRGLVTHWVQNFLDDYNKIRTKLKPCRNNGEVSKCIKDCVKKWVEKKTEEWPKIRDRYLEPYKSDDGYNKKSLVRSFMETLIPLMDLTNGKEKIQELNKFLRSYECNCADNSQQKGDTPKDIVECLLEKLEDKANKCKTQTSGTDCHPSTPLEDDDEPLEETEENTVEQPNICPTKQPQPEKEDGCEAAPTTAEETSPTATSEGTENQSPPPPPPAPAPAPAPAPEKSQPKEDKKVEPQPKPQPTNPPPNLFNNPAVIPALMSSTIMWSIGIGFAAFTYFLLKKKTKSSVGNLFQILQIPQNDYGIPTLKSKNRYIPYRSGTYKGKTYIYMEGDSSGDEKYAFMSDTTDVTSSESEYEELDINDIYVPHAPKYKTLIEVVLEPSGNNTTASGKNTPSDTQNDIPTSDTPPPITDNEWNTLKDEFISQYLQSEQPKDVPNDYKSGDIPLNTQPNTLYFNKPEEKPFITSIHDRDLYTGEQISYNIHMSTNTMDDPKYVSNNVYSGIDLINDALNGDYDIYDEILKRKENELFGTNHVKQTSIHSVAKLTNSDPIHNQLELFHKWLDRHRNMCEKWKNDNERLAKLKEEWENETHSGNTHPSDSNKTLNTDVSIQIDMDHEKRMKEFTNMDTILDDLKTYNEPYYDVQDDIYYDVNDHDASTVDSNNMDVPSRVQIEMDVNTKLVKEKYPIADVWDI, encoded by the exons ATGGTGACGCAAAGTAGTGGTGGGGGTGCTGCTGGTAGTAGTGGTGAGGAAGATGCCAAACATGTATTGGATGAATTTGGGCAACAAGTGTACAATGAAAAAGTGGAAAAGTATGCTAattctaaaatatataaagaggCGTTGAAAGGAGATTTGTCACAAGCATCAATTTTGAGCGAATTAGCTGGCACCTATAAACCATGTGCCCttgaatatgaatattataagcATACTAATGGCGGTGGTAAGGGTAAAAGGTATCCGTGTACAGAGTTAGGTGAAAAAGTAGAACCACGTTTTTCGGATACACTTGGTGGTCAGTGTactaacaaaaaaatagaaggtaataaatatattaaaggtAAGGATGTTGGTGCTTGTGCACCATACCGACGTCTACATCTATGTAGTCATAATTTGGAAAGTATacaaacaaataattataatagtgGTAATGCTAAACATAATTTATTGGTAGATGTGTGTATGGCAGCCAAATACGAAGGGGACTCAATAAAAAACTATTATCCAAAGTATCAAAGAACATATCCTGATACTAATTCTCAATTATGTACCGTGTTGGCACGAAGTTTTGCTGATATAGGAGATATCGTACGCGGTAAAGATCTGTATCTCGGTAATCCACAAGAAAGTACACaaagaataatattagaaaataatttGAAAGATATTTTCGCGAAAATACATAGTGACGTGATGTCAACGAGCGGGAGTAATGGGAGGGCGCTACAAAAACGCTACAAAGATactgataattattatgaattgAGAGAAGATTGGTGGGCACTTAATAGAGACCAAGTATGGAAAGCTATCACATGCAATGCTGGGGGTGGTAATAGATATTTTCGACAAACATGTGGTTCAGGAGAATGGGCTAAAGACAAATGCCGGTGTAAGGACGACAAGGTCCCCACATATTTTGACTATGTGCCACAGTATCTTCGCTGGTTCGAGGAATGGGCCGAAGATTTTTGTAGATTAAGGAaacataaattaaaagatgcTAAAAACAAATGTCGTGGAGATAGTGGTAACGATAGATATTGTGATCTTAATAGGTATGATTGCACACAAACTATTAGAGGAAATGAACATTTTGTTGAAAAGGATGATTGTAAAGGTTGTCAGTATTCGTGCGCTCATTTTGTGAACTGGATAGATAACCAAAAACTAGAAtttgaaaaacaaaaagaaaaatatacaaaagaaattaaaaaaaagcatCCAACaaccataataataaaaactgCAAATCGAAAAACAACTATTAATAACTTATATGTAaaagaattttataaaaaacttCAAGAGAAATATGGAGATGTCGaaaattttttacaaaaattaaatgaagaacAAATATGCAAAAATCAACCGTACAATGATGAAAGTAGTATTGATATTAATTTCAAAAGTATTAAAGATATTGACATATTTTCTCATACGGAATACTGTCAAGCATGTCCATGGTGCGGGGCCAAACGTAAAGGTAAAGGATGGGAACCTAAAGAAAAAACCTGTGGAAAAACAAAGACATACGATCCTAAGAAAACAACGAATATACCAATACTTACCCCTTATATATCACAGCAAAGTatactaaaaaaatataataaattttgtaaTGGTAATGGTGGAAATGGTGCACCTGCTACTGCAACTGGTGGTGGTCAAATTAAAAATTGGCAATGTCATTATGAaggtgataataatgataattgtGTAGAAGGAGAATGGAAAGAGTTTAAAGAGGGTAAAAACGTTATGTCCTATAATGCTTTTTTTTGGAAGTGGGTTCATGATATGTTAATCGACTCTATGCAATGGAGAAATGAACATGGaaattgtataaataaagataatgacAACACATGTAAAAATTCATGCAAAAGACCATGTGAATGTTTTAAAAGATGGGtagatcaaaaaaaaaaaaacgaatgGGAGGCAATAAAAGACCATTTTAAAAAGCAAAATATTGCAGCTGAAACACAATGTGATCCTGGCGTAACTCTTCAATGGGTTTTGATATTAGACTTTTTGAAAGACGAATCCACAGAAGATAAGGAAAATAAGGTGAGTGCAGAGGAGGCAAAGGAAATAAAACACCTTCGCCAAATGTTGCAACAAGCAGGCGTTGATGATCCTGCTGCTTTTGCTCGTCCGTGTACTGAAGATGGTGTCGCTGAACAGGACACTATAATGGATAAATTGCTCAATCGCGAAGAAAACGATGCCACTGAATGCAAAAAATGCGACAAACCACCACCAGCACCCACTGCAGGAGATCGTGGCCCTGGAGCCCGCGCCGACCCCCACGACGTCCAACAGCCACGACCTCCTGGTAGTGGCCCCGGCACGGACGCCAACGACGAAGACGATGATGACGATGATGACGATGATGACGAAGAAGACGGTGAAGccaaagaagaagaagaagacgAGGAAAAACAAGAGGACGTCCACCAGGAGGAAAAGGCAAAGAAGGAAGAACCACAAAAAGAGGAGGTGGCACGAACACCAAAAGACGATGTAAATGTGTGCAATATAGTGAACAATGTGTTTACAGACGGCAGTAGTCTCCAAGCAGCGTGCTCTCTCAAATATGGCAAAAACGCACCCACAAGTTGGAAGTGTGTCACACCAAGTGGTAACACGAGTGACACCACTGTCAAAAGTGGTGACACCACCGGTGGTAGTATTTGTGTGCCACCCAGGAGACGACGATTATATGTCACACCACTAACGAGATTGACAGGTGGTGACAGTACCACACAGGCGTCACAGGCGAGTGAGGTACAGACACAAGCACGTGGTAGTAACACGGATAAGTCACCAGGTAGTAGTGAGGCAGCACAAGGTGACGGCGTGTCGAAAGACCCACAAAAGGCACTACTCAAAGCTTTTGTTGAGTCTGCAGCAGTTGAAACCTTCTTCCTATGGgatagatataaaaaaataaaagagaaggagaaaaaggaaaaaaagaaaacatatgaacaaatatatgaatCAACCGACTATGACGATGAAGAAAAAGATCCAcaagaagaattaaaaaaaggaataatcCCTGATGAGTTTAAGCGTCAAATGTTTTATACGTTAGGTGACTacaaagatatattatacagTGGTGATACGGTGAATGGTGGTAATGaggacaaaataaaaaaagctATAAATAactattttcaaaaaattcGTGAACAATCTTCTAGTGATAACAACCCATCTCCTCGTAGTGTCAAAACCCCTTCAACTAGTGACAAGGACCCTCAAACCTGGTGGAATGCACACGCCCCTTCCATCTGGAATGCTATGGTATGTGCTTTAACATATGATACAAACAGTGGCGGAGAGGGCAAAACCACAACTATTACGCAGGATCCTAATTTGAAAACTGCACTTTGGGACGAAAACGGCAAAAAACCCCTCAAAACCAAATACCAATATGATAGTGTCACAATTGGTGCTAGTGGTGCCAAACCCCAAACCAAAGCCAAACCCACTGGTGGTGACACCCCCCTCACCCAATTTGTGTTACGCCCCACCTACTTCCGATACCTTGAAGAATGGGGTCaaaatttttgtaaaaaacgAACAGAGATGTtggagaaaataaaatatgagtGTAAAGTAGGACAAGGTCGTGGTGGTCGTAAACAAAAAACCCCACAATGTAGTTGTTATGGGGAAAATTGTGACGATCAGCTTGACGACAATCCTAGTACTGATGCGGATTTAAAATGTCCTGGTTGTGGAAGAGAatgtagaaaatataaaaaatggatagaaaaaaaaaaagaggaatTTACTAAACAATCAAATGTATATGAAgaacaaaaaacaaaatgccAAAAGGAAAGTAAGAGTGCTAAAGGTAATAACCACGGTAATGAATTTTGTGGAACACAAGGAACGTGCGATACAGCTGGAGACTTTTTAAATAGGTTAAAAAGTGGACCATGTAAAAAGGAGAATGGAAAGGATAATCAAGAGgatgaaataaattttaagGATGAAGATAAAACATTTGGACATGAAAATTATTGTGCTCCATGTCCTGTATTTAaagatatatgtaaaaaaaaggattGCCGTAATGCTTCTAACAATATGTGCAATGGAAAAGATTTTATTACTGCAgaagatattaaaataatggACAGCAGTAGTGAAGAAGTTAATATGCTTGTGAGTGATAACGATACAAATAAATTTGATGGTGGTTTAGACGCTTGTAAAGATGCCCATATCTTTAAAggtattaaagaaaataaatggtCATGTGGTAACGTATGTGGTTATAATGTGTGTAAACCGAAAAAAGTTAATGGGGAAAAAGGTAGTGGGGAAAACAATGATCAAATTATAACAATTAGAGGTTTGGTTACACATTGGGTACAAAATTTTTTAGacgattataataaaattagaaCAAAATTAAAGCCATGTAGGAATAATGGTGAGGTATCCAAATGTATAAAAGATTGTGTGAAAAAATgggtagaaaaaaaaactgaAGAATGGCCAAAAATACGAGATCGTTACTTGGAACCATATAAAAGTGATGATGGCTATAACAAAAAATCTTTGGTTAGAAGTTTTATGGAGACCTTGATACCTCTAATGGATCTTACAAATGGTAAGGAAAAGATTCAAGAATTAAATAAGTTCCTTAGGTCATATGAATGTAATTGCGCTGATAACTCACAACAAAAAGGTGATACACCAAAAGACATCGTAGAATGTTTGCTTGAAAAGCTTGAAGATAAAGCAAACAAGTGTAAAACCCAAACTAGTGGTACCGACTGTCACCCCTCCACCCCCCTTGAAGATGACGATGAACCCCTTGAAGAAACAGAAGAAAATACTGTGGAACAACCGAACATTTGTCCAACAAAACAACCACAACCAGAGAAAGAAGACGGTTGTGAAGCAGCACCAACAACAGCAGAAGAAACGTCACCAACAGCAACTAGTGAAGGCACAGAGAACCAATCCCCTCCACCTCCTCCTCCAGCACCAGCACCAGCACCAGCACCGGCACCAGAAAAATCACAACCAAAAGAAGACAAAAAAGTGGAACCACAACCCAAACCACAACCAACAAACCCCCCCCCAAATTTGTTCAACAACCCCGCTGTTATACCCGCCCTCATGTCTTCTACCATCATGTGGAGTATTGGCATCGGTTTTGCTGCATTCACTTATTTTCTTCTaaag aaaaaaaccAAATCATCTGTTGGAAATTTATTCCAAATACTGCAAATACCCCAAAACGATTATGGAATACCAACATTGAAATCCAAAAATAGGTACATACCATATAGAAGTGGTACATATAAAGgcaaaacatatatttatatggaaGGAGATAGCAGTGGAGATGAAAAATATGCATTTATGTCTGATACTACTGATGTAACTTCCTCAGAAAGTGAGTATGAAGAATtggatattaatgatatatatgtaccgCATGCtcctaaatataaaacattaatTGAAGTAGTACTTGAACCTAGTGGTAACAACACAACAGCTAGTGGTAAAAACACACCTAGTGATACACAAAATGATATACCAACTAGTGATACACCACCACCCATTACTGATAATGAGTGGAATACATTGAAAGATGAATTTATATCACAATATCTACAAAGTGAACAACCAAAGGATGTAccaaatgattataaaagtGGTGATATTCCATTGAATACACAACCGaatactttatattttaataaacctGAAGAAAAACCTTTTATTACTTCTATTCATGATAGGGATTTATATACTGGAGAACAAATtagttataatattcatatgagTACTAATACTATGGATGATCCAAAATATGTAtcaaataatgtatattctGGTATAGATTTAATTAATGACGCACTAAATGGTGATTATGACATTTACGATGAAATATTGAAacgaaaagaaaatgaattatttggAACAAATCATGTGAAACAAACAAGTATACATAGTGTTGCCAAACTAACAAATAGTGACCCCATCCACAACCAACTGGAACTATTCCATAAATGGTTAGATAGACATAGAAATATGTGTGAAAAGTggaaaaatgataatgagCGGTTAGccaaattaaaagaagagtGGGAAAATGAGACACATAGTGGTAACACTCACCCTAGTGATAGTAACAAAACGTTAAATACTGATGTTTCTATACAGATAGATATGGATCATGAAAAACGAATGAAGGAATTTACTAATATGGATACTATCTTGGATGATTTGAAAACATATAATGAACCTTATTATGATGTGCAAgatgatatttattatgatgtAAATGATCATGATGCATCAACTGtggatagtaataatatggatgTTCCCAGTAGAGTACAAATTGAAATGGATGTAAATACGAAATTGGTGAAAGAGAAATATCCTATAGCCGATGTAtgggatatataa
- a CDS encoding rifin has translation MKIHYINILLFELPLNILIYNQRNHKSTTPHTPNHTQTTRLLCECELYSPANNDNDAEMKRVMQQFEDRTTQRFHEYDERMKTTRQKCKEQCDKEIQKIILKDKLEKELMDKFATLQTDIQSDSIPTCICEKSLEDKVEKGCLRCAGVLGGGIAPGWSLVSGLGYAVWTNYVTQTALQKGIEAGVKAGIEGLRDFSGLGKLIPISVIQNLINHTNYDIAKTYITFVKSVNSTKCAVKEHSFCFSTYISNENALSKRAAGIAEYAADMAKITERGVLDAATPGLTTYSNAITASVVAIVVIVLVMIIIYLILRYRRKKKMKKKLQYIKLLEE, from the exons atgaaaatccattatattaatatattattgtttgagcttccattaaatatattg atatataatcaAAGGAACCATAAAAGCACCACACCACATACACCAAATCATACACAAACCACCAGGTTATTATGCGAATGTGAATTATATTCACCGgccaataatgataatgatgcaGAAATGAAAAGGGTGATGCAACAATTTGAGGATCGTACAACACAACGATTTCACGAATATGACGAAAGGATGAAAACTACACGCCAAAAATGTAAAGAACAATGCGATAAagaaattcaaaaaattattttaaaagacaaattagaaaaagaattaatggACAAATTTGCCACATTACAAACTGATATACAAAGTGACTCCATTCCTACCTGCATTTGCGAAAAATCCTTGGAGGACAAAGTGGAAAAAGGATGTTTGCGATGTGCAGGTGTATTGGGAGGTGGTATTGCCCCAGGTTGGAGTCTGGTCAGCGGTTTAGGTTATGCGGTGTGGACAAATTATGTTACACAAACGGCTCTGCAAAAGGGTATTGAAGCAGGTGTTAAAGCAGGGATTGAAGGATTAAGAGATTTTTCTGGTCTGGGTAAATTAATTCCTATTTCTGTTATACAAAATTTGATTAATCATACAAATTATGACATTGCAAAgacatatattacatttgttAAAAGTGTTAATAGTACAAAGTGTGCTGTTAAAGAACACAGTTTTTGCTTTTCCACATATATTTCGAATGAAAATGCATTATCCAAGCGAGCTGCCGGTATTGCAGAATATGCTGCAGATATGGCTAAAATTACTGAAAGAGGAGTATTAGACGCAGCAACACCTGGTCTTACTACTTATTCCAATGCTATAACAGCGTCCGTTGTTGCAATAGTAGTTATAGTCTTggttatgataattatttatttaattttacgttatcgacgaaaaaaaaaaatgaagaaaaaattacagtatataaaattattagaagAATAG